The window CTCGTCCTCCCCCATGGTGAAGAAGCTGATGAGCCCGAGCAGGGCGTAGGAGGTGCGGATGATCCGGTCGGTGGCGGGGGTGTCCAGGCCCAGGTCGTCCAAGAAGGCCCGGGCGTCCTCGGGGGAGAGGCGCGAGATCTCCTCCTCGATGGTCGCGCACAGATAGGTGACCGCCACCGAGGGGCCGGCCCACGCCGCCGCCACCGGCGCGGCGAGCTCCTCGCCCCGGGGCAGGTCGGCTTCCCCCAGGTTCAGGGCCACCACCAGGGGCTTCAGGGTCAGGAACTGGAAGCCCTTGAGGACCCGGGCCTCGTCGGGGGCAAACTCCACGTCGCGCAGGGGTCGCTCGGCCTCCAGGGCCTCCCGGCAGCGCTCCAGGAGCTCCTTTTCCACCTCCAGGGATTTCTCCACCTTTCCCTTCATCTGCTTGGCGATGCGCTCCAGGCGGTTCTCGGTGATGATGAGGTCCGAGAGCAGGAACTCGCTCTGGAGGATGCCGAGATCCCGCAGGGGGTTCACCGTTCCCTCGGGGTGGGGCACCTGATCGCTCTCGAACGCCCGGATCACGGCCAGGAGCGCGTCGGTGTTCTTGAGGTGGGTGAGCATCTCCCCGGAAAAGCCCTCCTTGCCCGAGCCCTTCTCCACTCCGGCCACGTCCACGTACCGGATGGTGGCGTAGGTGGTCTTCTTCGGGCTCCAGATCTGGGAGAGCCGGTCGACCCGGGGGTCGGGCACCCGGCTCACCCCCATGTTGGCCTTCTTCTTGCCGGCGGCAAAGCCGGTCTCGGCGTCGGCGTGGGTGAGGAGGTTGAAGAGCGTGGTCTTCCCCGAGAGGGGAAGGCCGACGATGCCGATTTCCATGGGGGCGCTCCTGGGGAGGGGAAACGGGCCGAAACTCTACCCCCTTCCCGGGCGGCGTTCAACCGAGGCTTCCCGGCCGCCTTGCCGCTGCTCGCGGGCGCCTGCTAAGATCGCGCCGTTGCGCACAGGTTTCTCCCGGAGGGTAGGATGACCGAGGACCGAGGCTGTCCGGGCACGGTGTCGCGCCGGGCCCAGGAGATGCCGAGCTTCATCGCCATGGACGTGCTCGAGACCGCCCAGGCCATGGAGCGGGGCGGGGCGAAGATCGTCCACCTGGAGGTGGGAGAGCCCGACTTCGACACCCCCCCGGCCGTGCGCCGGGCGGCCGCCCAGGCCCTGGAGCGCGGAGAGACCCACTACACCCACAGTCTGGGGCTCCACGAGCTTCGGGCGACCATTGCCGCCCATTACCGAGCCCGGTACGGGGCCGACGTGGACCCCGAGCGGGTGGTGGTCACCTCCGGGTCGTCCCCGGCCCTGTTCCTGGCCTTCGCGTCGCTGCTGGACCCGGGGGACCGGGTGGTGCTCACCAACCCCCACTATGCCTCCTACCCGCCCTTCATCGAGTTTCCCGGGGGTGTCCCGGTGTACGTGCCGGTGCGGGAGGAAGAGGCCTTCCAATTCGTCCCCGACGAGATGGAGCGGGCGCTCGCGACCCGCCCGAAGGCGGTGCTGGTGAACTCCCCGGCCAACCCTACGGGCACGGTCATCTCGGGGGAGCGGTTGGAAGAGGTCGTGGCCAGGGCCGAACAGGCCGGCGCCTACGTGGTCTCGGACGAGATCTACCACGGCCTCGTCTACGAGGGCCGGGAGCGCTCCGTGCTGGAGTTCACCGACCGGGCGTTCGTGATCAACGGGTTCTCGAAGCTCTACGCCATGACCGGGTGGCGGCTGGGCTACATGATCGTCCCTCCGGAGTTCGTGCGGCCCATCCAGAAGATCCACCAGAACTTCTACATCTCGGCCAACGCCTTCGTGCAGCGGGCCGGCATCGCGGCGCTCACCGAGACGGCCGCCGACGTGGAGCGCATGGTGGCCACCTACGACCGCCGCCGCCAGTACATGCTCCAGCGCCTCGAGGCCATGGGGTTCGCCTTCCGCTGCCACCCCACGGGTGCCTTCTACGTCTTCGTCAACGTGGCTCACCTGGGGGAGGACTCCTACCGGCTGGCCTTCGACATCCTGGAGAAGGCCCGGGTGGGGTGCACGCCCGGGGTGGACTTCGGGAGCCGAGGAGAGGGGTATTTGCGGTTCACCTACGCCAACTCCCTGGAGAACATCCGGGAGGGCATGGACCGGCTCCGGGCGTACCTGGAGGCCCTGGGCCGGGCCGGGGCCTGAGGCCCGCCCCCCCTCGCCATGATCACCTTCGACCTGGCTTGCGACAAGGCCCACCGCTTCGAGGGGTGGTTCCGGAGCGCCCGGGACTTCGACGACCAGAAGGCCGCGGGGCTCCTGGAGTGCCCGCTGTGCGGTTCCCGAGCGGTTACCAAGCAGCTCAGCCCCGTGGCGGTCCACGTGGGGCGCCGCACGGCCCCGGAGCGCGCGAACAGCTTGCCGGCGCGAGGGGATGCGGGAGGTCCGCCGGAGGCTTCCGGTCCTTCCGGGGCCGCCCCCCCGGGCAGGGCCCCGGTCTCCCCCCGCCCCGAGGCGTTCTTCCGCGTCCTGGCCCGGTTCGTGGAGACCCACTTCGAAGACGTGGGGCCCGCGTTCGCCCAGGAGGCCCGCAAGATCGAGGCGGGGGAGGGCGAGGTCCGCAACATCCGGGGCACCACCACGGCGGCCGAGGAAGAGGCGCTGCGGGAGGACGGCATCGAGTTCCTCACGCTGGCCCTGCCCAAGTACGATGCCTAATTTCTCCGCGCCCCTGCGGGTTACCTGGGATCTGCCCGCGGACCCCGAGCGGGCCGCCCTCCTGTGGGGGCGTTTGACGGAGGGTCGGGTCCTCTTCGCAGAGGTCCGCGTGGGCCCGGATTCCCTGCCGGGCCTGGGGGGCCTGGCCGCGGCCCTGGGCGCGNNNNNNNNNNCGCCGGGGGGCGCCGCCGCGGCGGGCCGGGGCCCCCGGCTCACCGTGCTGGGCGAACCGGAAGCCTTGCTCGCGGCCTTGGAGGCACTGGGGCCCCAGGCGCTGGCCGGGTGCGAGCTCCAGATGCTGCCTCCCTTCGAACCCGAGCTCGCCGTGGAGGAGCTCGCGGCGGTCACCCGGCGGCTGGTCCCCTCCCTGTGGTCCACGCCCGGGGGGTTGGGCGCGTTGGCCGAGGCCCTGGAGATGGCCCGGAGCCACCGGCTGGCGGCGGTAGCGGTGCTGAATCCCCCCGCCCCGGCCCCCGCCCTCGGCCCCGCGGATCGGTCCGCGGCGGCGGGGATTTGGAGGGCGCGGGGTGGCCGCGGGCTGGAGCTTCGGTGCCACGACCTCTTCCTTGCCGAGGAGCTCGGGCTCTCCCCCTTCGAGGGGTACCGGGGCTGCCAGGCGGCGGGGGCCCTGGCCCACGTGACGGACCGGGGGCGGCTGACGGCGTGCCGCACGATCCCCCCGGAGGCGGGCGACCTGGGGGACCTGGCCGTGCACTCCCTGGCCGAGCTCTGGTCTGGGGCCGGCCGCCGGGAGCTGAGGGAGCGCCTGGCGGCCCCACCGGACCCCTGCGCCCCCTGCGCCCTGGCGGCCACCTGTGCCGGAGGCTGCCGGGGCCTCTCCCCCGCGCTGGGGCGAGACCCTTCGTGCCCCGGGACACGGGGGTGTGGTACCCGGACGGACACGGACGAGCACGGACCACCACGGACCACGGACAACGGCCCACTGACCGCGAGCCCCTCTTGATCTACCTCGACAACGCCGCCAGCTCCCACCCCAAGCCGCCCGCCGTGTACGAGGCGGCGGACCGGGCCCTGCGCCTGGGGGCCAATCCCGGGCGCTCGGGGCACCGCTCCGCCCTGGAGGCAGCCCGACTCGTGCTCGAGGCCCGGGAGGCGGTGGGCGAGCTGCTGGGCGTCCCGGACGCCTCCCGGGTGATCTTCACCCTCAACGGCACCCACGCCCTCAACCTGGCACTCAAGGGAGCTCTGGGGCCGGGGGACCACGTGGTGACCACCCGGATGGAGCACAACAGCGTGGCGCGGCCCCTTGCGGCGCTGGAGCGGCGAGGCGTCGCCGCGACCTGGGTGGAGGGGCGGCCCGACGGCACGGTGCCCGTGGGCGCCCTGGAGCGGGCGCTTCGGCCCGAGACTCGGCTCGTGGCCCTCTGCCACGCCTCCAACGTCTCGGGCACCCTCCAGGATGCCGAGGCGGTGGGGGATCTGTGCCGGCGCAAGGGAGTCCTGTTCCTCCTGGACGCCGCCCAGACCCTGGGAGCGATTCCCCTGGACCCCCAGCGCCTGGGGGTGCACCTCCTGGCGGCCCCGGGCCACAAGGGGCTCCTGGGGCCCCAGGGCACGGGCCTGCTCTACGTGGCTCCGGAGGTCGCCGTGGAGCCCCTCTCGGAAGGGGGCACCGGGAGCCAGAGCGAGGAGCGCTCCATGCCCGAGGAGATGCCCGAGGCGCTGGAGGCCGGAACGCTCAATACCCCCGGGCTCGCGGGGCTCGCAGCGGGCGTCGGGTACCTGCGGGAGCGCGGTGTGGCGTCGATCCGCCGGGCCGAAGAGGAGATCCTCGGCTACCTCCTACCCGAGCTCGCCGCGATTCCCGGTTTGGTCCTCTACGGACCCCGCGACCCCGGCCGGCGGGTGGCGGTGGTCTCGTTCAACCTGGAGGGTCGCGACGGCGCCCACGTGGGCTTTGCCCTGGACGAGCTCTACGGCATCGCCGTGCGGGTGGGCCTCCACTGCGCCCCCGACGCCCACAAGACCCTCGGGAGCTTCCCCGCCGGCTCGGTGCGGGCGAGCTTCGGCCCCTTCAACACGCTGGCCGACGCCGAGGCCCTGGTGCGGGCGGTCCGGGAGCTGGCGGCCCTGTGAGGGGGGGATTGCGATAGAGCCCCACGGACGAACACGGACCGGCCCGGACGGGCTCGGACAGAAACGGCCCCGGCCTTTGTCCGTGTCGGTCCGTGGGTGTCCGTGTCGGTCCGTGCAGATCCTCTGCCCACCCTTCGCCCCAACCCTAGCCGAGGAGCCCCCATGAAGAAGAACTATGTCCTCGACACCAACGTGCTCCTCCACGACCCCGACGCCCTGGTGGTGTTCGAGGACAACAACCTCAACATCCCCATCACCGTGATCGAGGAGATCGACCGGTTCAAGAAGAACTCGGACGAGATCGGGCGAAACGCCCGGCACGTCTCCCGGTTCCTGGACGAGCTGCGGCTCCAGGGCGACCTGAAGGCCGGCGTGGCCAACGACAAGGGGGGGCGCGTGCGGGTGCGCTTCGGGCGGGAGTTCGCCGACCGTCTCCCCGCCGAGCTCTCGGTGGGCAAGGGGGACAACCGCATCCTCGCGGTCTGCCTCTCCCTGCAAGAAGAGGAGCCCGAGCTCCCGGTGGTGTTCGTCACCAAGGACACCAACCTGCGCATCAAGGCCAACGTGTTGGGGATCAACGCCGAGGACTACGAGCGGGGCAAGGTGAGCCTGGAGGAGCTCTACACCGGCACCGCGGAAGCCACCGTGGCCCGGGCTTCGGTGGACCAGCTCTTCCGGGAGGGCGGCACCCAGGTGGAGGGCGACCTGTTCGCTAACCAGTTCGTGTGCCTGCTCGACGAGACCAACCCGAGCCACACCGCCCTGGGCCGGCACCGGGGCCAGGGCCGGGTCACGCCGCTTCGCATCCCCAAGGAGCCCATCTGGGGCATCCAGCCCCGCAACCGGGAGCAGCGCTATGCGCTCGACGTGCTCCTGGACGACGAGATCAAGCTCGTCACCCTGGTCGGGAAGGCGGGCACGGGAAAGACTCTTCTGGCCATCGCCGCGGGGCTGCAGAAGGCGGTGGAGGAGCAGGTGTACAAGCGCCTGCTCGTCTCCCGGCCCATCTTTCCCATGGGGCGCGACATCGGCTTCCTGCCCGGCGACGTGCAGGAAAAGCTCCGGCCCTGGATGCAGCCCATCTTCGACAACGTGGACTTCCTCTTCGCCGGCAGCCAGGGGCGCGACGGCAAGCGGACCCGGGGCTACCAGGAGCTCATCGAGATGGACCTCATGGCCCTGGAGCCCCTCACCTACATCCGGGGCCGCTCGATCCCCTACCAGTACCTCATCGTGGACGAGGCCCAGAACCTCACCCCCCACGAGATCAAGACCATCATCACCCGGGCAGGGGAGGGGACCAAGATCGTGCTCACCGGCGACCCCTACCAGATCGACAACCCCTACATCGACTCCACCTCCAACGGCCTCACCTACTGCGTGGAGCGCTTCAAGGGTCAGGTCCTTGCCGGCCACGTGACCCTCGCCAAGGGCGAACGCAGCGCCCTCGCGGAGCTGGCGGCGAATGTGCTGTGAGGGACGGGCATGGGGCGGAGGGCATGGGGCAGGGGGCAGGGGGCAGGGGGCAGAGATGATTCGGACTCCGCATAGGTCCCATAGCTCCCATACGTCCCATCACGACCCCAGGAGACCCCGCCCGTGACCGGCGAAACCCTGATCCTCGCCCTCGAGACCTCCTGCGACGAGACCGCGGCGGCGGTGCTGCGGGGCGAGCGCGACGTGCTCTCCGATGTGGTGGCGAGCCAGGTGGATCTGCACGCCGAGTACGGGGGGGTGGTGCCGGAGCTCGCCTGCCGCGCCCACGCCGAGGCCGTGGTTCCGGTGGTGGAGCAGGCCCTGGCGCGGGCGGGGGCAGCCCTGGAAGACCTGGACGCCGTGGCGGTCACCCAGGGCCCGGGGCTCGCGGGGGCGCTCCTGGTGGGGCTCTCGTTTGCCAAGGCCCTGTGCTGGGCCCGGGGCAAGCCCCTGGTGCCGGTCAACCACCTGGAGGCCCACCTGGCGGCGGCCTACCTGGAGGGGGAGGTGCCCCTGCCCTTCGTGGGGCTGGTGGCGTCGGGGGGGCACACGGCTCTCTATCTCTCCCCCGCCCGGGGGGAGTACCGCTGCCTGGGGCAGACCCTGGACGACGCCGCGGGGGAGGCCTTCGACAAGGTGGCCAAGCTCCTGGGCCTGGGGTACCCGGGCGGAGTCCACATCGACCGGCTCGCCCGCCAGGGGGACCCGGCGCGGTTCTCCTTCCCCCGCCCCTTCCTGCGGGCGGAGCACCTGGACTTTTCGTTCTCGGGCCTCAAGACCGCGCTTCGCACCCACTGGGAGAAGCACCCCGAGGGGCTGGCGGGGAAGGACCTCTGGGACACCTGCGCCTCCTTCCAGGAAGCGGTGGTGGACACCCTGGTGGAGAAGGCCCTGCGGGCCGCCCAGCGGGAGGGGGCCCGGGGCCTGGTGGCCTGCGGGGGAGTGGCCTGCAACGGCCGCCTGCGCGAGCGCCTGGTCGCCGAGGCCTCGGCCCGAGACCTCGCCCTGGTGGTCCCGCGCCCCCGCTACTGCACCGACAACGCGGTCATGGTGGCAAGCGCCGGCCGCCACCGGTTCCTCCTGGGGGTGCGGGGGGGCCTGGATTTGAACGCGATCCCCACCTGGCCCCTGGGCACGGAGCAGGGGGTATAGGGCATGGGGCATGGAGCATGGAGCATGGAGCATGGAGCATGGAGCATGGAGCATGGCGTTCCTCCTCGGTCCTTGGGGTCCTTGCGGTCCCTTGGGTCCTTTCGCGATCGAGGAAGCCGTGAAACCGGGTAGTCCCGGGGAGCTGACGCCGCCGGCCGGTCGCCCGCGGCCCCCGCGGCCCAGGAAGAGCCTGGGGCAGCACTTCCTCTCGGACCCGGGGATTCTCCGGAAGATCGTGGAGGGGGCTGGGGTGGGGCCGGGAGAGCGGGTCCTGGAGATCGGGCCGGGGCCCGGAGGGCTGACCCGGGCGCTCGTGGCCGCGGGGGCCCGGGTGTGGGCGCTGGAGGCCGACCCCCGGATGGTCGCTCACCTGGAGGCGCAGGGGCTCCCGGGGCTGCACGTCCGGCTGGCCGACGCCCTGGCGGCCGACTATCCTGCCCTGGCCGCGGAGGCCGGGGGGCCCTTTCGCCTGGTGGCGAACCTCCCCTACAATATCTCGGGACCCCTCCTGGCGCGCCTCCTGCGCCAGCGAAGCGCGTTCACGTCGTTGACGCTCATGCTCCAGCGGGAGGTGGGCGAGCGGCTTCTCGCGCCCCCCGGCACCCGCCAGCGGGGCTCCCTGAGCGTGCTCGCCCAGATCTTCTGCCGGTTGGGGCTCGTGCTGCGGGTGGCCCCCGGCTCGTTTCGCCCGCCCCCCAAGGTGGAGTCGGTGGTGCTGCGCCTCGACGTGCGGCCCGCGCCTGCCCGGGCGCCCCGGGACGAGGACGCCCTGTGGACCGCCGTGAGGGCCTGCTTCGGCCAGCGGCGCAAGATGCTGCGGAACCCCCTCAAGGCCCTGGCCGGCGAGGACCTGGAAGCCGTCCTCTCCGTGGCGGGGCTCAGCGGGCGCGAGCGACCCGAGAGCCTGACCGGCGAGGCCTGGATCGCCCTGGCGGACGCCCTGGCGGAGCGCGCGCTGGCCCCGGGCGGCCTCCCCGCGGAGGAGCCCTGAGTGGCGGTCTACACGCCCCTGGAGGCAGCGGAGGTCGGGGCCCTGTTGACGGAGTTTGGGCTCGGGCCCCTGGAGAAGCTCGAACCGATCCCCCAGGGCATCGAGAACACCGTGTATCGGGTATGGGCCGGGGGCCGGGCGCTCGTGCTCACGGTGTTCGAGCGGGACGACGCCGAGCGGGTGGAGGCGGTCTTGCGGCTCACCGGCGCCCTGGCGGGGCAGGCAGTCCCCTGCGCGGCCCCGATCCAGGGCCCCGGAGGCCCCCTGGCGCGGGTGCGGGGAAAGCCGGCAGCCCTGGCGCCCTTCGTGGAAGGCCGGGTGATTCCGACTCCCAGCGAGCCGCACCTCGAGGCCCTGGGGGCCGCTCTGGCGC is drawn from Thermodesulfobacteriota bacterium and contains these coding sequences:
- a CDS encoding aminotransferase class V-fold PLP-dependent enzyme — protein: MIYLDNAASSHPKPPAVYEAADRALRLGANPGRSGHRSALEAARLVLEAREAVGELLGVPDASRVIFTLNGTHALNLALKGALGPGDHVVTTRMEHNSVARPLAALERRGVAATWVEGRPDGTVPVGALERALRPETRLVALCHASNVSGTLQDAEAVGDLCRRKGVLFLLDAAQTLGAIPLDPQRLGVHLLAAPGHKGLLGPQGTGLLYVAPEVAVEPLSEGGTGSQSEERSMPEEMPEALEAGTLNTPGLAGLAAGVGYLRERGVASIRRAEEEILGYLLPELAAIPGLVLYGPRDPGRRVAVVSFNLEGRDGAHVGFALDELYGIAVRVGLHCAPDAHKTLGSFPAGSVRASFGPFNTLADAEALVRAVRELAAL
- a CDS encoding pyridoxal phosphate-dependent aminotransferase; this encodes MTEDRGCPGTVSRRAQEMPSFIAMDVLETAQAMERGGAKIVHLEVGEPDFDTPPAVRRAAAQALERGETHYTHSLGLHELRATIAAHYRARYGADVDPERVVVTSGSSPALFLAFASLLDPGDRVVLTNPHYASYPPFIEFPGGVPVYVPVREEEAFQFVPDEMERALATRPKAVLVNSPANPTGTVISGERLEEVVARAEQAGAYVVSDEIYHGLVYEGRERSVLEFTDRAFVINGFSKLYAMTGWRLGYMIVPPEFVRPIQKIHQNFYISANAFVQRAGIAALTETAADVERMVATYDRRRQYMLQRLEAMGFAFRCHPTGAFYVFVNVAHLGEDSYRLAFDILEKARVGCTPGVDFGSRGEGYLRFTYANSLENIREGMDRLRAYLEALGRAGA
- the tsaD gene encoding tRNA (adenosine(37)-N6)-threonylcarbamoyltransferase complex transferase subunit TsaD, translated to MTGETLILALETSCDETAAAVLRGERDVLSDVVASQVDLHAEYGGVVPELACRAHAEAVVPVVEQALARAGAALEDLDAVAVTQGPGLAGALLVGLSFAKALCWARGKPLVPVNHLEAHLAAAYLEGEVPLPFVGLVASGGHTALYLSPARGEYRCLGQTLDDAAGEAFDKVAKLLGLGYPGGVHIDRLARQGDPARFSFPRPFLRAEHLDFSFSGLKTALRTHWEKHPEGLAGKDLWDTCASFQEAVVDTLVEKALRAAQREGARGLVACGGVACNGRLRERLVAEASARDLALVVPRPRYCTDNAVMVASAGRHRFLLGVRGGLDLNAIPTWPLGTEQGV
- a CDS encoding DUF1178 family protein; the protein is MITFDLACDKAHRFEGWFRSARDFDDQKAAGLLECPLCGSRAVTKQLSPVAVHVGRRTAPERANSLPARGDAGGPPEASGPSGAAPPGRAPVSPRPEAFFRVLARFVETHFEDVGPAFAQEARKIEAGEGEVRNIRGTTTAAEEEALREDGIEFLTLALPKYDA
- a CDS encoding PhoH family protein, with product MKKNYVLDTNVLLHDPDALVVFEDNNLNIPITVIEEIDRFKKNSDEIGRNARHVSRFLDELRLQGDLKAGVANDKGGRVRVRFGREFADRLPAELSVGKGDNRILAVCLSLQEEEPELPVVFVTKDTNLRIKANVLGINAEDYERGKVSLEELYTGTAEATVARASVDQLFREGGTQVEGDLFANQFVCLLDETNPSHTALGRHRGQGRVTPLRIPKEPIWGIQPRNREQRYALDVLLDDEIKLVTLVGKAGTGKTLLAIAAGLQKAVEEQVYKRLLVSRPIFPMGRDIGFLPGDVQEKLRPWMQPIFDNVDFLFAGSQGRDGKRTRGYQELIEMDLMALEPLTYIRGRSIPYQYLIVDEAQNLTPHEIKTIITRAGEGTKIVLTGDPYQIDNPYIDSTSNGLTYCVERFKGQVLAGHVTLAKGERSALAELAANVL
- the ychF gene encoding redox-regulated ATPase YchF translates to MEIGIVGLPLSGKTTLFNLLTHADAETGFAAGKKKANMGVSRVPDPRVDRLSQIWSPKKTTYATIRYVDVAGVEKGSGKEGFSGEMLTHLKNTDALLAVIRAFESDQVPHPEGTVNPLRDLGILQSEFLLSDLIITENRLERIAKQMKGKVEKSLEVEKELLERCREALEAERPLRDVEFAPDEARVLKGFQFLTLKPLVVALNLGEADLPRGEELAAPVAAAWAGPSVAVTYLCATIEEEISRLSPEDARAFLDDLGLDTPATDRIIRTSYALLGLISFFTMGEDECRAWTVRQGTRAPQAAGAIHTDLERGFIRAETVAYDDFVAAGSQAACRERGTLRVEGKDYVVQDGDILNIRFSV
- the rsmA gene encoding 16S rRNA (adenine(1518)-N(6)/adenine(1519)-N(6))-dimethyltransferase RsmA, with the translated sequence MKPGSPGELTPPAGRPRPPRPRKSLGQHFLSDPGILRKIVEGAGVGPGERVLEIGPGPGGLTRALVAAGARVWALEADPRMVAHLEAQGLPGLHVRLADALAADYPALAAEAGGPFRLVANLPYNISGPLLARLLRQRSAFTSLTLMLQREVGERLLAPPGTRQRGSLSVLAQIFCRLGLVLRVAPGSFRPPPKVESVVLRLDVRPAPARAPRDEDALWTAVRACFGQRRKMLRNPLKALAGEDLEAVLSVAGLSGRERPESLTGEAWIALADALAERALAPGGLPAEEP
- a CDS encoding SPASM domain-containing protein, translating into PGGAAAAGRGPRLTVLGEPEALLAALEALGPQALAGCELQMLPPFEPELAVEELAAVTRRLVPSLWSTPGGLGALAEALEMARSHRLAAVAVLNPPAPAPALGPADRSAAAGIWRARGGRGLELRCHDLFLAEELGLSPFEGYRGCQAAGALAHVTDRGRLTACRTIPPEAGDLGDLAVHSLAELWSGAGRRELRERLAAPPDPCAPCALAATCAGGCRGLSPALGRDPSCPGTRGCGTRTDTDEHGPPRTTDNGPLTASPS